From a single Thalassophryne amazonica chromosome 7, fThaAma1.1, whole genome shotgun sequence genomic region:
- the LOC117514065 gene encoding cortexin-3, with translation MDVPRMAEGLFSSTLSSSGGGHHVPSYLTMEQKAAFVFVLLLFIFLALLIVRCFRILLDPYRSMPSSNWTDHTEKDTFDYRIV, from the coding sequence ATGGATGTGCCCAGGATGGCTGAGGGGCTCTTCAGCAGCACCCTATCCTCGTCAGGAGGGGGCCATCACGTGCCTTCCTACCTGACGATGGAGCAGAAGGCCGCCTTTGTCTTTGTGCTGCTTCTCTTCATCTTCCTGGCCTTGCTCATTGTGCGCTGCTTCCGCATTCTGCTGGACCCATACCGCAGCATGCCATCATCCAACTGGACAGACCACACTGAGAAAGACACATTTGATTACCGCATTGTCTGA